The Bombus fervidus isolate BK054 chromosome 3, iyBomFerv1, whole genome shotgun sequence genome includes a window with the following:
- the LOC139985835 gene encoding ubiquitin-protein ligase E3B isoform X1: MFKAEEPSRDSFLQQMKAAREERAHEKDREAAVILIQAYVRGWLTRKRILEEFDTNFLNDGGAETNIKLKPALDVYKIIFKFLYIYKKEKVQERIEKLCRYLVLTLDSESPEISYVGLVLNKDRYISWISQMKTILLYCLTGLDNLKPERVSDHKSIHLRLHTLVSFTSPGTWAIQKVEGMEKLKAGMNQLCANIMGHLVNNGFYPIMQAFLVKGLGRVEIALKPIALSAAVTLALRPLISSQMSDKLVSLFLINIFSVPALVYHLNSISSVCITSFITNNLFARSLELLNSEQNLRIVFNALEGSYALCLLANLIQLANIERDEVLKELYFPSFTFVVTKMLEACQQYVVAKQSNLTHWHPILGWLAQKVDTYLQEPIPYVKSQLACLWTGRIVSQLIGQPLTELIEKEIPPPVEQQSTSVGTNIFRRAFLEARTNRNNNTKNYRKLGSAETTRIALICSLYQISLHTLTQMKMEILTGLCYQDKILYHMYLFLGTLGPHCGLKAFLDHLAANTKCTAPEFQMLILFSDCMTHYVTILDDMEMYEQQNPFKLSDFVTISYFLNQFLYKAVLNNLFDVPDVKSVPNNPLFTSLHTLLMAIYRRDCRRTFCPEGHWLAKLIRVSGFLADLEKGRRGAALLLSKMPHVIPHSERVVLFRKHVANEKAVLGLTESACNSTPTTLIVVHRTRIVEDGYRQLAMLPSQALKGVIRVRFVNEQGLAEAGIDQDGVFKEFLEETIKKVFDPSLNLFKVTSENRLYPSPTSSMQDNHLQLFEFVGRMLGKAVYEGIVVDVPFASFFVSQFSGQTGGALYSWLDELASLDRDLYRSLTLVKHYKGDVRQLELTFSLDEDVLGKLVTHELVPGGRAVPVTNENKINYIHLMAHFRMHMQIKDQTAAFIKGFRSIINPEWLALFSTPELQRLISGDNVPLDLRDLRRHTQYYGGFHDSHRVVCWLWDILEKDFSEEERGLFLKFVTSCSKSPLLGFAHLEPPFSIRCVEVGDDEDTGDTIGSVIRGFFTIRKKDPQNRLPTSSTCFNLLKLPNYQKKSTLREKLRYAVTSNTGFELS; the protein is encoded by the exons ATGTTTAAAGCTGAAGAACCATCCAGAGACAGCTTCCTTCAGCAAATGAAGGCCGCTAGGGAAGAAAGGGCCCATGAGAAAGACAGAGAAGCTGCTGTCATTTTAATTCAGGCTTATGTTAGGGGATGGTTGACCCGTAAAAGAATATT GGAAGAATTTGATACGAATTTTCTGAATGATGGTGGTgcagaaacaaatataaagtTAAAACCTGCTTTGGATGTGTataagattatttttaaatttttgtacatatataagaaagaaaaagttcaagaaagaatagaaaagcTATGTAG atatttaGTATTGACTCTAGATTCTGAGTCTCCAGAAATTTCTTATGTAGGACTTGTATTAAACAAAGATCGCTACATATCATGGATATCACAGATGAAAACAATATTACTCTATTGTTTGACTGGTTTAGATAATCTTAAACCAGAAAGAGTGTCTGACCATAAATCCATCCATTTGAGATTACATACATTAGTTAGTTTTACATCACCAGGAACATGGGCAATTCAGAAAGTAGAAGGAATGGAAAAACTCAAAGCTGGTATGAATCAGCTTTGTGCAAACATAATGGGCCACCTAGTCAACAATGGGTTTTATCCCATTATGCAA GCATTTCTAGTAAAAGGATTGGGTAGAGTGGAAATTGCTTTAAAACCAATTGCACTTTCAGCAGCAGTCACGTTAGCACTGAGACCATTAATCTCCTCCCAGATGTCAGATAAATTGGtttcattgtttttaattaatatttttagcgTACCTGCATTGGTTTATCATCTGAATAGTATATCATCAGTA tgTATTACATCATTTATTACAAACAATTTATTTGCAAGGAGCCTGGAATTATTGAACTCAGAGCAAAATTTACGAATAGTATTTAATGCTCTGGAAGGTAGTTATGCACTGTGTTTGTTGGCTAATTTAATACAGTTGGCTAATATTGAAAGAGATGAAGTGTTAAAAGAGTTGTACTTTCCATCTTTTACG tttgTTGTAACAAAAATGTTGGAGGCATGTCAGCAATATGTAGTTGCAAAACAAAGTAATTTGACTCACTGGCATCCTATTCTTGGTTGGCTTGCACAAAAGGttgatacatatttacaaGAACCTATTCCATACGTTAAATCACAATTAGCCTGTTTGTGGACAGGAAGAATAGTTTCACAGTTGATTG gcCAACCTTTAACAGAACTTATTGAAAAAGAGATACCCCCACCAGTAGAACAACAGAGTACATCTGTTGGTACCAACATTTTCAGAAGAGCATTTTTGGAAGCACGTACAAATAGGAATAATAACACTAAAAATTATAGGAAATTGGGAAGTGCAGAAACTACTAGAATAGCTTTAATTTGTTCCCTTTATCAAATTTCTTTACATACACTTACACaaatgaaaatggaaatattgaCTG GTTTATGTTAtcaagataaaattttataccaTATGTATTTATTCTTGGGAACACTGGGTCCACATTGTGGTTTAAAAGCATTTTTGGATCATTTAGCTGCTAATACAAAATGTACAGCACCTGAATTTCAAATGttgatattattttctgaTTGTATGACACATTATGTTAC AATTTTAGACGATATGGAAATGTATGAACAACAAAACCCGTTCAAACTTAGCGATTTTGTAACGATATCATACTTTTTAAACCAATTTTTGTACAAGGCAGTGCTTAATAATTTGTTTG ATGTTCCAGATGTGAAATCAGTTCCTAATAATCCCCTCTTCACCTCTCTTCACACACTTTTAATGGCAATTTACCGCCGGGATTGTAGACGGACCTTTTGCCCGGAAGGCCATTGGTTGGCAAAGTTAA TTCGAGTGTCTGGTTTTCTAGCAGATCTGGAGAAAGGCAGGCGAGGTGCCGCTCTTCTCCTTTCTAAAATGCCGCATGTTATTCCTCATTCGGAGCGTGTTGTGCTGTTTCGTAAGCATGTTGCTAACGAAAAAGCAGTTTTAGGTCTAACCGAAAGTGCTTGCAATAGTACCCCAACAACGCTTATCGTTGTTCACAG aacTCGTATAGTGGAGGACGGATATCGTCAATTGGCGATGTTACCCTCTCAAGCACTTAAAGGCGTAATTAGAGTTCGTTTTGTAAACGAGCAAGGTTTAGCTGAAGCTGGTATTGACCAAGATGGAGTCTTTAAGGAATTTTTAGAGGAGACAATAAAAAAAGTTTTTGACccatctttaaatttatttaaagtcaCTAGTGAAAATCGACTTTATCCATCTCCAACATCATCTATGCAAGATAATCATTTGCAACTTTTTGAATTTGTTGGTCGTATGCTGGGTAAAGCGGTGTACgag GGCATTGTAGTAGACGTACCTTTTgcatctttcttcgtttcccaATTTTCTGGGCAAACAGGAGGAGCATTGTACAGTTGGCTGGACGAATTGGCTTCTTTAGATCGAGACTTATATCGGAGTCTTACTCTTGTGAAGCATTATAAAGGTGATGTTAGACAGTTAGAATTAACTTTCTCTCTTGATGAAGACGTTTTAGGCAAATTAGTTACGCACGAATTGGTTCCCGGAGGACGAGCAGTGCCAGTCactaatgaaaataaaatcaattatATACACTTAATGGCCCATTTTAGAATGCACATGCAAATAAAAGATCAAACAGCGGCTTTTATCAAAGGGTTCCGTTCTATAATCAATCCTGAATGGTTGGCATTGTTTTCAACTCCAGAA ttaCAGAGATTAATTTCGGGTGATAACGTTCCACTAGATTTACGAGATTTACGAAGACATACACAATATTATGGTGGTTTTCACGATAGTCATCGTGTGGTGTGCTGGCTATGGGATATTCTAGAAAAAGATTTTTCTGAGGAAGAAAGAGGCTTATTTTTGAAG TTTGTCACAAGTTGTTCGAAATCACCATTATTGGGTTTCGCACACTTAGAACCACCATTTTCGATTCGTTGCGTTGAAGTTGGCGATGACGAGGATACCGGTGACACAATCG GTAGCGTAATAAGAGGATTTTTTACGATTCGTAAGAAAGATCCGCAGAATCGTCTACCTACATCGTCTACTTGCTTTAATCTTCTTAAATTACCAAATTATCAAAAGAAAAGTACCTTACGGGAGAAGTTACGTTACGCTGTCACTAGTAATACGGGCTTCGaactttcataa
- the Prp19 gene encoding pre-mRNA processing factor 19, protein MALSCAISNEVPEHPVVSPVSGSIFEKRLIEKYLAENGVDPITGKELTVDQLIDIKTTAIVKPKPPSATSIPAILKILQDEWDAVMLHSFTLRQQLQTARQELSHSLYQHDAACRVIARLTKEVTAAREALATLKPQAGIVQATTIPQPALAVEAGGTAAQPMEQAGITEDVIQKLQERATVLTQERKRRGRSVPEDLLPQDSIRAFQTLASHPGLHSASVPGILALDIHSADTSKILTGGADKNATVFNKDTEQVVAILKGHTKKVTRVIYHPEEDIVMTASPDTTIRVWNVGTSQTTLLLKAHDAPVTGLSLHPTGDYLLSSSLDQHWAFSDIRTGRLLTKVAGQASQPLTTAQFHPDGLIFGTGTQDSQVKIWDLKEQSNVANFPGHSGPITAISFSENGYYLATAAEDSCVKLWDLRKLKNFKTLQLEESYEVKDICFDQSGTYLAVAGTDVRVYLCKQWQELKVLNDHTAAATGVRFGKHAQYIASTSMDRTLKLYGLP, encoded by the exons ATGGCGCTCTCTTGTGCGA ttTCTAACGAAGTCCCGGAACACCCGGTCGTATCTCCAGTATCTGGTTCCATATTTGAGAAacgtttaattgaaaaatatctagCTGAAAATGGAGTGGATCCCATAACTGGAAAGGAATTAACTGTAGATCAACTTATTGATATCAAAA CAACTGCAATAGTTAAACCTAAACCACCAAGTGCCACATCAATTCCAgctatattgaaaattttacaagaTGAATGGGATGCTGTTATGTTACATTCATTTACACTTAGACAACAACTTCAAACAGCTAGACAGGAACTATCTCATTCTTTATATCAACATGATGCAGCATGCCGTGTAATTGCTAGATTGACAAAAGAAGTAACAGCAGCAAGAGAAGCTTTAGCAACGTTGAAACCTCAGGCTGGAATTGTTCAGGCTACTACTATCCCACAACCT GCACTTGCAGTAGAAGCTGGAGGTACAGCTGCTCAACCTATGGAACAAGCTGGTATTACTGAAGATGTGATACAAAAACTTCAAGAAAGAGCAACAGTACTCACTCAGGAAAGGAAACGTCGCGGACGTTCGGTTCCTGAAGATCTACTTCCACAAGATAGTATTCGCGCATTTCAAACACTTGCGTCACATCCT gGTCTCCATTCAGCCAGTGTTCCTGGTATACTTGCACTTGACATTCACAGTGCAGATACCAGTAAAATCTTAACAGGTGGTGCTGATAAAAATGCCACAGTATTTAACAAAGATACAGAGCAAGTTGTTGCAATATTAAAGGGACACACTAAGAAG gTTACTAGAGTAATTTATCATCCAGAAGAAGATATTGTAATGACTGCATCACCTGATACTACAATACGTGTATGGAATGTAGGAACCAGTCAAACAACTTTGTTATTAAAAGCTCATGATGCCCCTGTGACTGGATTATCCTTACACCCAACAGGCGATTATTTATTAAGTTCATCATTGGATCAACATTGGGCATTCTCTGATATACGTACTGGTAGATTATTGACTAAG GTTGCTGGACAAGCTAGCCAACCATTAACCACGGCTCAGTTTCACCCTGATGGATTGATCTTTGGCACTGGGACGCAGGATTCGCAAGTGAAAATTTGGGATTTAAAGGAACAGTCAAACGTAGCTAATTTCCCAGGTCATTCAGGTCCAATTACGGCAATTAGTTTCTCTGAAAATGGTTATTATTTAGCTACTGCTGCAGAAGATTCTTGTGTGAAACTTTGGGATTTGCGCAAACTAAAGAACTTTAAAACCCTTCAATTGGAAGAATCGTATGAAGTTAAAGATATTTGCTTTGATCAAAGTGGAACGTATTTGGCAGTAGCTGGAACAGATGTAAG AGTGTACTTGTGTAAACAGTGGCAAGAACTGAAAGTGCTTAATGACCATACGGCAGCCGCAACTGGTGTTCGTTTTGGAAAACATGCGCAGTATATAGCGTCGACTAGTATGGACAGAACTTTAAAACTTTATGGTTTACCTTAA
- the LOC139985835 gene encoding ubiquitin-protein ligase E3B isoform X2, which translates to MFKAEEPSRDSFLQQMKAAREERAHEKDREAAVILIQAYVRGWLTRKRILEEFDTNFLNDGGAETNIKLKPALDVYKIIFKFLYIYKKEKVQERIEKLCRYLVLTLDSESPEISYVGLVLNKDRYISWISQMKTILLYCLTGLDNLKPERVSDHKSIHLRLHTLVSFTSPGTWAIQKVEGMEKLKAGMNQLCANIMGHLVNNGFYPIMQAFLVKGLGRVEIALKPIALSAAVTLALRPLISSQMSDKLVSLFLINIFSVPALVYHLNSISSVCITSFITNNLFARSLELLNSEQNLRIVFNALEGSYALCLLANLIQLANIERDEVLKELYFPSFTFVVTKMLEACQQYVVAKQSNLTHWHPILGWLAQKVDTYLQEPIPYVKSQLACLWTGRIVSQLIGQPLTELIEKEIPPPVEQQSTSVGTNIFRRAFLEARTNRNNNTKNYRKLGSAETTRIALICSLYQISLHTLTQMKMEILTGLCYQDKILYHMYLFLGTLGPHCGLKAFLDHLAANTKCTAPEFQMLILFSDCMTHYVTILDDMEMYEQQNPFKLSDFVTISYFLNQFLYKAVLNNLFDVKSVPNNPLFTSLHTLLMAIYRRDCRRTFCPEGHWLAKLIRVSGFLADLEKGRRGAALLLSKMPHVIPHSERVVLFRKHVANEKAVLGLTESACNSTPTTLIVVHRTRIVEDGYRQLAMLPSQALKGVIRVRFVNEQGLAEAGIDQDGVFKEFLEETIKKVFDPSLNLFKVTSENRLYPSPTSSMQDNHLQLFEFVGRMLGKAVYEGIVVDVPFASFFVSQFSGQTGGALYSWLDELASLDRDLYRSLTLVKHYKGDVRQLELTFSLDEDVLGKLVTHELVPGGRAVPVTNENKINYIHLMAHFRMHMQIKDQTAAFIKGFRSIINPEWLALFSTPELQRLISGDNVPLDLRDLRRHTQYYGGFHDSHRVVCWLWDILEKDFSEEERGLFLKFVTSCSKSPLLGFAHLEPPFSIRCVEVGDDEDTGDTIGSVIRGFFTIRKKDPQNRLPTSSTCFNLLKLPNYQKKSTLREKLRYAVTSNTGFELS; encoded by the exons ATGTTTAAAGCTGAAGAACCATCCAGAGACAGCTTCCTTCAGCAAATGAAGGCCGCTAGGGAAGAAAGGGCCCATGAGAAAGACAGAGAAGCTGCTGTCATTTTAATTCAGGCTTATGTTAGGGGATGGTTGACCCGTAAAAGAATATT GGAAGAATTTGATACGAATTTTCTGAATGATGGTGGTgcagaaacaaatataaagtTAAAACCTGCTTTGGATGTGTataagattatttttaaatttttgtacatatataagaaagaaaaagttcaagaaagaatagaaaagcTATGTAG atatttaGTATTGACTCTAGATTCTGAGTCTCCAGAAATTTCTTATGTAGGACTTGTATTAAACAAAGATCGCTACATATCATGGATATCACAGATGAAAACAATATTACTCTATTGTTTGACTGGTTTAGATAATCTTAAACCAGAAAGAGTGTCTGACCATAAATCCATCCATTTGAGATTACATACATTAGTTAGTTTTACATCACCAGGAACATGGGCAATTCAGAAAGTAGAAGGAATGGAAAAACTCAAAGCTGGTATGAATCAGCTTTGTGCAAACATAATGGGCCACCTAGTCAACAATGGGTTTTATCCCATTATGCAA GCATTTCTAGTAAAAGGATTGGGTAGAGTGGAAATTGCTTTAAAACCAATTGCACTTTCAGCAGCAGTCACGTTAGCACTGAGACCATTAATCTCCTCCCAGATGTCAGATAAATTGGtttcattgtttttaattaatatttttagcgTACCTGCATTGGTTTATCATCTGAATAGTATATCATCAGTA tgTATTACATCATTTATTACAAACAATTTATTTGCAAGGAGCCTGGAATTATTGAACTCAGAGCAAAATTTACGAATAGTATTTAATGCTCTGGAAGGTAGTTATGCACTGTGTTTGTTGGCTAATTTAATACAGTTGGCTAATATTGAAAGAGATGAAGTGTTAAAAGAGTTGTACTTTCCATCTTTTACG tttgTTGTAACAAAAATGTTGGAGGCATGTCAGCAATATGTAGTTGCAAAACAAAGTAATTTGACTCACTGGCATCCTATTCTTGGTTGGCTTGCACAAAAGGttgatacatatttacaaGAACCTATTCCATACGTTAAATCACAATTAGCCTGTTTGTGGACAGGAAGAATAGTTTCACAGTTGATTG gcCAACCTTTAACAGAACTTATTGAAAAAGAGATACCCCCACCAGTAGAACAACAGAGTACATCTGTTGGTACCAACATTTTCAGAAGAGCATTTTTGGAAGCACGTACAAATAGGAATAATAACACTAAAAATTATAGGAAATTGGGAAGTGCAGAAACTACTAGAATAGCTTTAATTTGTTCCCTTTATCAAATTTCTTTACATACACTTACACaaatgaaaatggaaatattgaCTG GTTTATGTTAtcaagataaaattttataccaTATGTATTTATTCTTGGGAACACTGGGTCCACATTGTGGTTTAAAAGCATTTTTGGATCATTTAGCTGCTAATACAAAATGTACAGCACCTGAATTTCAAATGttgatattattttctgaTTGTATGACACATTATGTTAC AATTTTAGACGATATGGAAATGTATGAACAACAAAACCCGTTCAAACTTAGCGATTTTGTAACGATATCATACTTTTTAAACCAATTTTTGTACAAGGCAGTGCTTAATAATTTGTTTG ATGTGAAATCAGTTCCTAATAATCCCCTCTTCACCTCTCTTCACACACTTTTAATGGCAATTTACCGCCGGGATTGTAGACGGACCTTTTGCCCGGAAGGCCATTGGTTGGCAAAGTTAA TTCGAGTGTCTGGTTTTCTAGCAGATCTGGAGAAAGGCAGGCGAGGTGCCGCTCTTCTCCTTTCTAAAATGCCGCATGTTATTCCTCATTCGGAGCGTGTTGTGCTGTTTCGTAAGCATGTTGCTAACGAAAAAGCAGTTTTAGGTCTAACCGAAAGTGCTTGCAATAGTACCCCAACAACGCTTATCGTTGTTCACAG aacTCGTATAGTGGAGGACGGATATCGTCAATTGGCGATGTTACCCTCTCAAGCACTTAAAGGCGTAATTAGAGTTCGTTTTGTAAACGAGCAAGGTTTAGCTGAAGCTGGTATTGACCAAGATGGAGTCTTTAAGGAATTTTTAGAGGAGACAATAAAAAAAGTTTTTGACccatctttaaatttatttaaagtcaCTAGTGAAAATCGACTTTATCCATCTCCAACATCATCTATGCAAGATAATCATTTGCAACTTTTTGAATTTGTTGGTCGTATGCTGGGTAAAGCGGTGTACgag GGCATTGTAGTAGACGTACCTTTTgcatctttcttcgtttcccaATTTTCTGGGCAAACAGGAGGAGCATTGTACAGTTGGCTGGACGAATTGGCTTCTTTAGATCGAGACTTATATCGGAGTCTTACTCTTGTGAAGCATTATAAAGGTGATGTTAGACAGTTAGAATTAACTTTCTCTCTTGATGAAGACGTTTTAGGCAAATTAGTTACGCACGAATTGGTTCCCGGAGGACGAGCAGTGCCAGTCactaatgaaaataaaatcaattatATACACTTAATGGCCCATTTTAGAATGCACATGCAAATAAAAGATCAAACAGCGGCTTTTATCAAAGGGTTCCGTTCTATAATCAATCCTGAATGGTTGGCATTGTTTTCAACTCCAGAA ttaCAGAGATTAATTTCGGGTGATAACGTTCCACTAGATTTACGAGATTTACGAAGACATACACAATATTATGGTGGTTTTCACGATAGTCATCGTGTGGTGTGCTGGCTATGGGATATTCTAGAAAAAGATTTTTCTGAGGAAGAAAGAGGCTTATTTTTGAAG TTTGTCACAAGTTGTTCGAAATCACCATTATTGGGTTTCGCACACTTAGAACCACCATTTTCGATTCGTTGCGTTGAAGTTGGCGATGACGAGGATACCGGTGACACAATCG GTAGCGTAATAAGAGGATTTTTTACGATTCGTAAGAAAGATCCGCAGAATCGTCTACCTACATCGTCTACTTGCTTTAATCTTCTTAAATTACCAAATTATCAAAAGAAAAGTACCTTACGGGAGAAGTTACGTTACGCTGTCACTAGTAATACGGGCTTCGaactttcataa
- the LOC139985770 gene encoding selenoprotein M-like: MARMIAVIFFLSVAFATSNIDSTNSYYASARVESCSGCRLSRLPDVKQFIFEDLPNYNNVEFKHIPGAVPELLLFNDNEEEIERLPLSSLTRKECNNLLIFKGFTKKTSKDEI; this comes from the exons ATGGCTCGTATGATAGCtgtcattttcttcctttctgtcGCTTTTGCTACTTCTAATATTGATTCAACAAACAGTTATTATGCATCTGCAAGAGTTGag AGTTGCAGTGGTTGTCGTCTAAGCCGGCTCCCAGATGTTAAACAATTTATCTTTGAAGATTTACCTAACTA TAATAACGTTGAATTTAAACATATTCCAGGTGCAGTTCCAGAACTGCTTCTCTTCAATGATAACGAAGAg GAAATAGAGAGATTACCTTTGTCAAGTTTGACAAGGAAAGAATGCAATAATCTCTTAATTTTTAAAGGCTTTACAAAAAAGACATCAAAGGatgagatataa
- the LOC139985767 gene encoding E3 ubiquitin-protein ligase RNF185: MSATREQAGPSKPWDSTAEEKEKDNRTFECNICLDTAKNAVISMCGHLFCWPCLHQWLETRPTRQMCPVCKAAISKDKVIPLYGRGDTKQEDPRNNVPPRPAGQRTEPENNIGFSSFGFGEGSYMSFGIGTFPFAFFTSTFNFGETRPTAAARGTPQYEEEQFLSKVFLWVALIFVCWLLMA, from the exons ATGAGTGCCACAAGGGAACAAGCAGGGCCATCCAAACCATGGGATTCTACtgcagaagaaaaagaaaaggataatCGAACTTTTGAATGCAATATATGTCTTGATACTGCAAAAAATGCTGTTATCAGCATGTGTGGTCATTTATTTTG ttGGCCTTGTCTGCATCAATGGTTGGAGACACGTCCAACACGACAAATGTGTCCTGTCTGTAAAGCTGCGATCAGCAAGGATAAAGTCATTCCATTATATGGACGTGGAGATACAAAACAAGAAGATCCAag gAATAATGTTCCACCACGCCCTGCTGGACAAAGAACAGAACctgaaaataatattggaTTTTCTAGTTTTGGGTTTGGAGAAGGTTCTTACATGTCATTTGGTATTGGAACATTTCCATTTGCATTTTTCACATCTACATTTAACTTCGGGGAAACACGACCAACCGCAG CTGCTAGAGGAACACCGCAGTATGAAGAAGAACAATTCCTTTCGAAAGTATTTCTATGGGTGGCTTTGATATTTGTTTGTTGGCTCTTGATGGCGTAA